The DNA region TAATAGCTGCGGGGGCTGTTTTGCACTGAGCTTCTGTCAATCTGTGCTCCGAAGGTTTAAAGGGACTGTACTTATATAATCAAGCATAGAAGATGGTTACCATGGTAACAGGGAAATCAGACGTAGTTGAATTATTTGTTTGAATATACCCTGGAAAGCTGTTGTGGCAGCTTTTGTCAATATGTAAATAGTTAGGTTTAGCGCAAAATAGCCCTTGATTATAGGAATATTAAGTTATTCTTTTGTGATAATAAATCAATATCTCAGTTAATACTgttattttactgtattttattattactaaTACTGTTTCTTCTTTTGTATAAATTTCAAAAACTTTATTGGACATACATAGTATAGAAtaacatgaaataaaaaagtaggCATTTagacaaaaataatttatttattacttgatttcataaaattaaacagACATATTGAGGTAATCTTTAGTTATTAGAAATAGAAACGTTATCATTTGCAAGGCAAGTCATTCATTACAATATGTTTATactaaattaaaacaaattccACTTTGAAAGACAGCTTGCCAAATTATTGGTCAACAATAAGTATATCAATAAGGCaacatttcattattattaCTACTCAGTCAATTActtaaaatacttataaattaGTTAATGCGAGGTAACTATACATAGCAGTCATAATCGTCATTATTTGCATGCTCTTTCAGATTTCaagacactctttgagttgctgAGCCAACTTAGTTAATGTAGATGGCGACGTTACTCTGTTTAGTGAGTAAGTTTTCCCGGTGTCAGTTGGTGTGGTTCCCGCCCAGGATCTTGTAGGAGTAGCGCTCCAGGTCCTCCACCACGCGCTCGAGGCCGCGGTCCGCGTCGATGGTGAGCACCTCGCAGCCTACGGAGCCCGAGCTCAGCCACTTCTCGTATGAGTCGTGCACCTGGGGACATAGGTGAGGTGGGTGAGGTAATACATACACATTGCGTGGATATTAGGCAAATAACAAGCCCCTTCAGGCCGATGGTACTGGGCTGAATCGGGAAAATAGAAGTTCGTCACTCTAATGACACCCAAATTGAACTAAAAGAAACATCACATCAAAACTAATCAATAGCTGGGTCCACTCAAGAGTAATGTGCTCGCAAAGTGCCGAACTCTATTTGGACCCTATTTTCTTAAACCATCTACCACCACTCACCTTTCCTATCTTTACCACGTTACGGACGTTATTTAAGAGCAAAATGCTCACAATGCGAGTCTCTGTTTTCGCGTCAATTGGGTTTCCAATCCCGTTATGGTATGGGCACTTATTTTTGTTCTGATCCTTCCAAAGCAGCTAGGAATCTCACATGATTATCATTGCGATaagaaatcgtcactacttttaaaaaaacttgtatcttcgtctgtcaatgaaaagaaaattgtagtatgtatggaatgcatatagacttactgcgttttaactttcaGGAAcaacgtgagatacgagattttttaaaagtagtgacgaaatgtagTAAGTTTAATGAGTAAGAAATGAAACTTGTCTGTACACTGCGCACTGGACTAACCTCCTGCAAGTACTGGAGCGGTACCTCGGCCTCCTCGGCGCGCGCGCGCTTCATCATGCGGTCGTACACCACCTGAGGCGTCGTTCGCAGGTACACTGCAATTATACCATTTCATTTTATACTAACTCTTGAAGTGACATGATAATAATTGATAGCCTATTAACATACATTATAAATTCACTGGTTTACCACAATTATTTAGAGCTCACCAATGAGATCCAGGCTGATGTCAAGATTCTTCTCGGAGTAATCGAACCAGGTCATCAGGACCTGGTACTCCGCATCTTCCAGGTAGTTCTGCTTCTTGGCATTCTCTACGAAACAGTGCCGGCTGTTTTGTACTGACCTGCATACATACAAAGTTAGGACATTTTTACTCACCTCACAGAATGAAAGTAATACTCTGTTTTGATATGGGTTTTCacagttattttattaattacatgAAAGGCAAAAGAAATGAGAGTTCAAATAttaaacaatacaattgaaAATCTCAATCACCGGCTTGAATGGTTTACCTCTCAAACATCTTGACCGTGATCCCCGGGTGCGAGGGCGGGCTGATCTGTATCTTGAGGCGGCTCAGGTGCACGTAGTGCTGGAACGGGAAGGTCCACTTGTGCACGTTCCCGTACAGCAGCCCCAACAAGTTGTGGCCACCGACATTCCTCCACTCCTCCAGCGGTTCCTGACaatgtataatatgtattgtTACTTCTCGATTTGTTAGTGTAGCATAGCTTTGTTTGAGCCAAGTGAAACAGTATGAAAAGACCTTTTGTCTACAGAAGAATAATGATAAAttcccttgttcctcgtagataaccaagtttgataactggctttgtatgaggaaaaaatattcttctttgattctttcttcttcttcgtcgaaacctcatgactgagggtcgtgaccaccataagtcgctgtacgttgcagtgctctccactcaggccgatcttttgccttcctaaaggatccctggagcccaacgcgcGTGACCTTCTTTATTGCTTCTTCTTTAGCGCGTGATCTTCTTTGATTACCCGGTTTGGAAAcgagaatttttttttcctcgtagaaaacctttattttttgcagttttctacgaagaatttaTTTTCTTGTTTGCTTACCCGATTTGgaaacaagaatttatttttcctcgtagaaaaccatcATTACATgcggttttctacgaagaatttattttcttgtttgcttacccggtttggaaacaagaatttatttttcctcgtagaaaaccattattatatgcggttttctacgaagaatttattttcttctttgcttacccggtttggaaacaagaatttatttttcctcgtagaaaaccatcATTACATgcggttttctacgaagaatttaTTTTCTTGCTTGCTTACCCGATTTGgaaacaagaatttatttttcctcgtagaaaaccattattttatgcagttttctatgaagaatttttttcttcttagcttacccggttatgaaatgggatttttttttctcatacaAAACCATTACTGTAcgcagttttctacgaagaatttgTTTTCTTCTTAACTTACCTGGTTATGAAATGGATGGGTTTATTATTCCTCATTGATAGTTATCCAATCCAAGAATTTTCTCTTTAGGAAACTGCATGAAAGTATGTGGGTAGCAGTTATCAATGAGGAATAATAAACCCATCCATTTCATAACCAGGTAAGCTAAGAAGAAAAcaaattcttcgtagaaaactgcgTACAGTAatggttttgtatgaggaaaaaaaatcccatttcataaccgggtaagctaagaagaaaaaaattcttcatagaaaactgcataaaataatggttttctatgaggaaaaataaattcttgtttccaaaccgggtaagcaaaCAAGAAAATAAATTCTTCATAGAAAACCGCATGTAATgatggttttctacgaggaaaaataaattcttgtttccaaaccgggtaagcaaagaagaaaataaattcttcgtagaaaaccgcatataataatggttttctacgaggaaaaataaattcttgtttccaaaccgggtaagcaaacaagaaaataaattcttcgtagaaaactgcaaaaaataaagGTTTCGCACTCTGAGGATGCTATGTATGGTGTTATTGGCCCTCCAGGATATTTTACATGTTACCTATAAAAAGATCTCtagatacaaaacaatataatagtTAGGTCCCTAATATTTGGTACTTTTCTATAGGGCCACAACTGCTTTGTCAGGCTGAGGTagcttttacattttttatatgttgcACAGAATCAGCGCAAGTACTACTATAGTCATACAGATCTGAATAGGAATCTATATGGTTACCAAAATAAGTAACTCACCGGGTGTGCTTCTACGTTGCGATATTTCTGGAAGAACTTGATACAAGTCGACTTTCCCGAGCCGATATTGCCTTCGATGGACACTCTGAAGGGCCGCGAGCCCGCCAGACGGGCAGCAGAGCCCACAGATTTCA from Leguminivora glycinivorella isolate SPB_JAAS2020 chromosome 14, LegGlyc_1.1, whole genome shotgun sequence includes:
- the LOC125233047 gene encoding deoxynucleoside kinase-like translates to MSQMKSVGSAARLAGSRPFRVSIEGNIGSGKSTCIKFFQKYRNVEAHPEPLEEWRNVGGHNLLGLLYGNVHKWTFPFQHYVHLSRLKIQISPPSHPGITVKMFERSVQNSRHCFVENAKKQNYLEDAEYQVLMTWFDYSEKNLDISLDLIVYLRTTPQVVYDRMMKRARAEEAEVPLQYLQEVHDSYEKWLSSGSVGCEVLTIDADRGLERVVEDLERYSYKILGGNHTN